The sequence CTCGCTACCGCACGATTGCATCGTGTGGTAGATAATAAAAAAACCCATCGCAATTGCGATGGGTTTTTTTATTATAAAGCAGCAATATTTTTCTGCAGATAATCTTTAAAACGTTTTTTGGAAACGAAAGTTTCAATGAGTTTTAGGAGAATGTTTTTTTCTTCGGTGTCGAGTTCGTTGATGAGTTTTAGCTGTTCCAGAACTGCGGTATCTTCCATAGAAACTTCGTTGGGAACATTATTTTTTTCATTGAAGAAAATAATATCGTCAACGGAAATCCCGAAATGTTTAACGACAAAAACCAATTTATCAGCAAGCATAATCGCTTCAATGATAAATCAATGACAATTCGCATTATGAGGATGCGTGCTGTGATCTCCCGGCAAATGACATTCGCCTACATTGTCTTTTGAAATGGTCATTGCTTCAGCTCTTGGTGAGATGTAAGGGATTCCCAATTCTAAACCTCTCAGAATAAATAATCCTCCCAAAATAATCATAATCATAGGAATTGCTTTTAAAATCTTTAGTCTGAAAGCCTGATTCATCAGGTTTCCGACCAAAACTACTGCAAACATGAACGGAAGGGTGCCTAAACCAAATAAAGCCATATATGAAGCCCCTTGTAAGATTCCTCCGGCTGCTAAGCTTGCCGTTAATGCCATGT comes from Chryseobacterium sp. 3008163 and encodes:
- a CDS encoding XRE family transcriptional regulator, yielding MLADKLVFVVKHFGISVDDIIFFNEKNNVPNEVSMEDTAVLEQLKLINELDTEEKNILLKLIETFVSKKRFKDYLQKNIAAL